GCCTGACACGTTGAGCGTCTGCCCGGTGAGGAAGCCGCTGCCCTCGTCGACGACGTACAGCAGCGTCGACACCAGGTCGGACGGTTCCTGGGTCCGGGGCACGGCCTGCCGCTCGCGGACCGACTCGAAGCCGCCGCCCGCGCCCACCGTGCGCTCAGCCGTCGCCGTGCGGACCATGCTCGGCGCGATCGCGTTGACCGTGATGCCGTTCGGCGCGAGGGCCGCCGCCAGCGCGCGGGTGAAGCCGATCAGGCCCATCTTCGAGGCGACGTACGGGACCATCGTGGGCGGCGCGGTGAGGACGGCCGCCGAGGCGATGTTGACGACACGGCCCCACCCGGCGGCCTTCAGATACGGCAGCGCGGCCCGGGTCACCAGGAACGGCGCCTCCAGGTTGACCCGCATGATCCGGCGCCACTCCTCGACCGACGTCTCCTCGAAGGGCTGCGCCGGGTACACGCCCGCGTTGTTGACGACGACGTGCAGCGCGCCGAACCGGTCGATGACACGCTCCAGCCCCCGGCGGACCTGCGTCTCGTCGGTGACGTCGGCCGTCAACTCCACGTAGTCGAGGATCTTCCCCGCGGTCTCCGGCTGGGGGACGAGGTCCAGGCCGGCGACCCGGTAGCCGCGCCCCGCGAGCGCGACGGCGAACTGCTGTCCGAGGCCCTGTGCCGCTCCGGTCACCAGGGCGGTACGCGTCTCCATGGGGCGAGTGTGATGACCCGTCAGCGGTCGGGCAAGGGCGCATTCCACTCGCCGGAACGCCGTGGTTGCCGCCCGGCCCCGCCGGACCGACGCTGCGGGACGACGCCTCAGCGCCACCGCCGACGCCGCCCCGGCGCAGGCCGTACGTACGGGAGCCGTGCCCGATGACCGATACCGAGCGTGCCGTGGACGACGCCTCCCACGCCCCGCGCGCCCGTGCACGGGACGGCGGGAAACGGTGGCCCGGGCGGCGCCGACCGGTGCGGGACGAGCTCGGCGTACTGCTGGTGCTGGCGCTGCTGGTGGCCGCGATCGGGATTCCGTACCCGGACTTCCTCGACACGGACAACCTGCTGTCCACCGCGCACAACTCGGTCTACATCTCGCTGATGGCGTGCGGGATGGTGTTCGCGCTCGCCATGCGCGAGGTCGACCTTTCGGTGGGCGGCGGCTACGCGATGTGCCTGGTCGTCGGGGCGCTGCTGGTGCGCGAAGGCGTACCGCCCTGGCTGGCGGTGCCTGTGGTCCTGGTCACCGGGATCGTGCTGGGTGTGTTCAACGCGCTGGTCACCACGCTGCTCGCGCTGCCGTCGTTCATCGTCACGCTGGGCACGCTGATGCTGTACCGGGGTGTCGGGCTGGCGCTCGCCGACGGCAGGCAGATCACCGATCTGCCGCTGGACGACTCGTTCTTCACGTTCGCGGGCGGCGATCCGGGCGGGGTGCCGTTCGCGCTGTGGGTGCTGCTGACGGTGGTCGTCGTGCTCGCGGTCGTGCTGGCCCGCACCCGGTTCGGGGCGCGGGTGCGGGCGATCGGGTCCAATCCGGACGCCGCCGAGTTCAGCGGCATCCCCGTCGTCCGCACCCGGATCCAGGCCCTGGCGCTGTCCGGGTTCACCACGGCCTGCGCCGCCGCGCTCGCCCTCGCCTTCTACGGCGCCGGCGACCCCACCCTGGGCCAGGGCTACGAGTTGCAGGCCATCGCCGCGTGCATCATCGGCGGCACCCCGCTGGCCGGCGGACGCGGCTCGGTGGTCGGTGCGGTGGCCGGCGCGATGATCCTGTCGGTCGTGGCCGCCGGGCTCGTGTTCTTCGAAGTCCCCATCAACTGGACGTCGTTCGCGACCGGCGGGGTGATCCTCGTCGCGGTCGCGGCGGACAGCGCCCTGCGCCGCGGCGGACGCCGTCGCGAGTGAGCCTGGAGGCCGTGATGCACCCCCGATTCCGTACGGTGGCCGCCGCGCTGGTGCTGCTCACCGCCGTCGGCTGCGGCGACAGCGGCCCCGGCGAGGGCGACCGGCTGGACATGGGCATCGCCGTCGCCAACATCTCCCTGAACTTCGCCCACGAGATGGTGCTGGGCGCCGAGAGCGCCGCCGAGCACGCGGGCGACGTCGACTTCAAGGCCGTCGGCCCGCCCAACACCGACGGACCGGCCGAGGTGCAGCTGTTCCAGAACCTCACGACCCGCGCCGAGGACGGCATCGTCCTGGAGAACCTCGACCCGCCGATCTTCACGCGCCCCGCCGCCCGGGCCGTCGACCGGGGCATCCCGATCGTCGCCCTGGACACCGCGCCCACCGACGGCAGCAAGGTCACCTTCTACGTCGGCAACGACAACTACGCGCTCGGCGAGCTCATGGCGAAGGAGGCTCTGAAGCGGCTCGGCGACGACCCGGAGGGCCAGATCGTCATCGGCGTGCCCAACCCCGGCACGCCCGTGCTGGACAGCCGGGCCCAGGGCATCGCCGACACGTTCGGGAAGCAGGCGCCGGGCGTGAAGGTGCTCGGCCCCTTCCAGACGTACAGCGATCCCGGGCAGAACTACAGCTCCTGGTCGGCGCAGGTGAACGCGCACCCGGACGCGCTCGCCTTCCTCGGTGTCGGTGACGCCGACAGCTACAACCTCGCCAGGATCAAGAAGGCGAAGGACGGGAAGTGGCTGACCGCGGGCTTCGACGTCGATCCGAAGACGCTCGAAGCGGTCCAGGACGGCTCGAACTTCGTCACCATCGACCCGCAGCACTTCCTCAAGGGCTATCTGTCCACGGCGATGCTGATTAAGTCGGTACGCGAGAAGGACGGCAGGCTGCCGGACGGCTGGTTCCTCTCCCCCGGCGGCGTCGTCGACTCCGCCAACATCGACGACATCATCGCCCGGCAGAAGTCGGCGAAGGCGGCCTACGACTGGTACCGGCCGGCGATCGACAAGCTGCTCGGCGACCAGGCCGGCAACATGCACCCGTTGAAGGACGCCCGCTGAGATGACGTACGGCGACGTCCTCGTGGCGCGGGGCCTGGTCAAGTCCTACGGCGGTGTGCGGGCGCTGGACGGGGCCGGCATCCGGCTGCGGGGCGGTGAGGTGCACGCGCTGGTCGGGGAGAACGGCGCGGGCAAGTCGACGCTGGTGCGGATCCTGTCGGGGACGCGGGCGGCGGACGCGGGTGCCGTGCGCGCGGCCCCGGGCACCCGGATCGCCATGGTGGCCCAGGAGTTGAGTCTCTTCCCGGACCTCACGGTGCGGGAGAACCTCTTCCCGCACCGGCCACCGCGCCGCCACGGCCTGCTCGACCGCGGCGCCATGGACCGGGCGGCCCGGCCCGTCCTCGACGAGCTGGGGCTCGACGTCGACCTGGACGCGCGGGTCGGTGAACTCCCGCTGGCCGACCAGCAGTTGACGGAGATCACCCGGGCCCTGCTGCGCGACCCCGGGCTCCTCGTCCTCGACGAGCCGACCTCGGCGCTCCCGGCCGCCGCCGTCGACCGGCTCGAACGGGTCCTGCACGCCCTCACCGGACGCGGAATCGCCGTCCTGTACGTCACCCATTTCCTGGCCGAGGTGATGCGGTTCGCGCACCGGGTCACGGTGCTGCGGGACGGGCGGGTCGCGCTGTCGGGGGTGCGCCGGACGGAGGTCGACGTGCCCGAGCTGGTGGCCGCGATGCTCGGCGGCCGTCCCGAGCAGCCGGAGCGCCGGACCCGGACCGTGGTCGATCTGGCGCCGCCGGTGGTGCTGTCGCAGGTGAGCGTGCCGGGGCGGCTGGCGGACGTGACGTTAACTGTGCGGGCCGGCGAGGTGGTGGGGGTCGCCGGGCTGCAAGGTGCCGGGCATCTCGACGCGCTGGAGGTGGTGTGCGGCCGTACGGCGATCTCGGCGGGCCGGGTGGACGTCGGCGGCCGTGGTCTGCCGCGCTCGCTGCGGGACGCGATCCGCGCGGGCGTCGCCTTCGTGCCGAGCGACCGCAAGCGGTACGGGCTGATGACGGACCGCGCGGTGTGGGAGAACGCCACCGCGGTGAGCTGGCTGGGCCTGGGGCGCGGCGGCGTCATGCCGTCACGGGCCGAACTCGTGCGCCGTACGGCCGGGTTGACGGAGCGGCTGCGGCTGCGCGGCGGCCCGTACGACGTCGTGGCCCGGCTGTCCGGCGGCAACCAGCAGAAGGTCGTCCTCGCGAAGTGGCTGGCGACGGAGCCGAGGATCGTGGTGCTGGACGACCCGACGCGGGGTGTGGACGTCGGGGTACGGGGCGAGATGCACCGCATCATCGGCGAGTTGGCGGCGGGCGGGGCGGCCGTGCTGATCGCCTCGACGGACCTCGCGGAGCTGACGGAGGTGTGCGACCGGGTGCTGGTGTTCGTGCGCGGGCGGGTCGACGGAGAGTTGAGCGGCAGCCGGCTGACGGAGCGGTCGCTGGCGGTCGCGATGCAGCGCCCGAGCGGCGACTGAGGCGGACGGGCCCGCTCCACCGGACAGGGAGCGGGCCCACGCGTGTCGTCAGTGGCGGCCCGGCGTCACGGGCTGCCGTAGATCTTGCTGTAGTCGGCGCAGGTCCAGTCGGCGCCCTGTTCCGTGAGGCACTCCTTGGCCTCGAACCAGGACACGGTGTCGTCGAAGTTCCAGGTGTAGCTGTTCTCGGCGCCCGATCCCGAGGCGGAGAGGACCTCGGTCCGGTCGCCGCCCCACCCGTCCTGGTAGGTCGCCCGCAGGTACACCCGGGCGCCGTGCGAGTCGGCCTTGGTGTCGCGGATGTTCACCTTGACGTAGTACCGCCCGCCGGACAGGCTGACGGTGCCCCAGGCGTGCGCGCCCACCAGGTCGCCCTGGGTGTACTGGAGGTTCCAGCTCGACGCCGCGTTGGCGGTGCCCGCCGAGACACCGACGGCCAGTGCGGCCCCGGCGGCGGCAACTCCGAGTGAACGCATGATCTGCTTCGTACGCATAGGTCCCCTGCTTCCCGGTCGTGTTTCCGGATACGTCCATGAAGCTAGGGACACCGCTTTGCGCGGACCTTGGACGATTCTTGAAACCCCTGTTCAGGCCGACAGCGCCCGGGTCAGCGCCCGTGCCGCGGCGCACACCCGGGCGCCGAGGCGTTCCACGTCGAGCCTGCGGGTGCCGCCGGTGACGGAGATCGCGGCGATGGGGCGGGAGTCACGGCCGCGGGCGTAGACGGGGGCGGCCACGGCCGAGACGCCGACCTCGGCCTCCTCCAGGTTGACGCCGAAGCCGCGGGCCCGGGTCAGCGCCAGGTCGCGGGCGAGCTGGCCGGGCAGGACGAGGGTGCGCGGGGTGAGGCGGGGCAGGGTGCGGTGCGGTGGACGGCCGTCCTCGGCGAGCGCGAGGAAGACCTTGCCGGTGGCGGTGCAGTGGGCGGGCAGCCGGCCCCCGGTGCGGGACACGATGGGCGTGGCGCGGCGGCCGGTGACCTTCTCCAGGAACAGGGTGTCGGTGCCGTCCGGGACGGCCAGGTGCACGTTCTCCTGCGTGGCGTCGTGCAGGTCGCCGAGGTAGGGCAGCGCGGCGTCGCACAGTTCGCGCACGGACGGCGCCGACTGGCCGAGGACGAAGAGGCCGAGCCCGATGCGGTAGGTGCCCTCGGGTGTGCGCTCGACGAGGCCGAGCCGGACCAGTTCCCCGATGAGGCGGTGCGCGGTCGGCTTGGGCAGCCCCGTGCGCAGGGCGAGTTCGGCGAGGGTGAGGGCGGTGTCGGAGCCACCGCAGGCACGCAGCAGCAGGACGCCGCGCGCGAGCACGGACTTGGGCAGCGGGCCGTCCGTCATGGACCGATGGTGGTGGCTCGGGGGTGCGGTGACAAGGTGCGGGTCCCTGTGAGTCGCCGTCACGCGCGCAGCGGTACGTCGACCAGGAGCGGCCCGCTCAAGTGGCCCGCCCCGGCGACCAGTTCACGCAGGTGGGCCGCGCTCTGGGCGCGTACGGCGTCGACGCCGAAGAAGCCTGCGGCCCGGGTGAAGTCCAGCTGCCCGAGGTCGGTGCCGGGGCAGACGCCCTTGCCGCCCATCGCCTCGTAGGTGTCCTGGAGGGTGCGGTAGGCGCCGTTGCCCATCACCACGAACAGCACGGGGACGGCCAGCCGTGCCGCGCTCCACAGGCCCTGGAGGCCGAACAGGGTGCCGCCGTCGCCGAGGACGGCGACCACGGGCCGGCCGGGTTCGGCGAGTGCGCGGCCGACGGCGGCGCCGATGCCCCAGCCGAGTCCGCCGCCGACGGTGTGGGTGTAGCTGCCGGCTCGCTCCAGGCGCACCATGCGGCGTAACAACAGGCCGACGGTGATGGCCTCTTCGACGACCACGGCACCGGGCGGCAGGCCGGCGGCCACGGCATGCGCGGCGGCCCAGGGGGCGAGCGGGGCCGGGGAGTAGGCGGCGCGGGCGGCGGCCTCGGCGCGGTCGCGCTCTACTGCGTGCCGTTCGCCCGCCCGCTCGACGCGGCCCTTCGCGGTGTGCTCGGGGACACGGTCGGCCACCAGCGTGGCGAGCCGGTGCAGGGAGGGTCCGAGGGCGCCGACGAGCCCGGCGTCGACGGGGAAGTTGCGGCCGATCTCGTCCGGGTCGGAGTCGAGTTGTACGACGGTGAGGCCGGGGGGCAGCGCGGGGCCGGGCGTGTAGTGGTGCGGGGTGAAGGCGTGCGCCCCGGCGATCAGCACGGCGTCGTACGCGCCGAGCGCGGAGCGGATGGCGTCGTGGCGCGGCGGCAGCATCCCGGCGTAGAGGGGGTGCGTGGTCGGGAAGTTCAGGCCGTCGCTCATCGGCTGGTGATGGACGGTCGCGCCGCAGGCCTCCGCGGTGCGCACGAGCGCGCCGAGGGCGTCCTCGCGGCCCACGCCGTCCCCGGCGACGATCGCGGGGCGGGCTGCGTCGCCGAGCAGGAGGGCGGCGCGTTCCAGGCCCGGGGCGGGTCCCTGGGCGGGTGCGGGGGTGCGGGCCGGGACCTCGATCTCGGTGTCCTCGGCGAGCAGGTCCATGGGGAGGGAGAGGAACACCGGCCCGGCGGGCGGCCGTACCGCGAGCGCGAAGGCCCGGCGCAGGGCGAGCGGCAGGTCATGGGCGTACCGGATGTCGTACGCAGCCTTCACCGCGGGTGCCGCGAGGCCCGTCAGATCACCGGCGAGCATCGGGTCCTGCTGGAGGTGCCGGCGGTCCTGCTGGCCGGCCGTCACCACCAGCGGGGTGCGGGAGCGGCGGGCGTTGAGCAGGCCGATCAGCCCGTTGGCGAGGCCCGCTGCGATGTGCAGGCTCACGAACGCGGGGCGGCCGGTGCCGCGCGCGTATCCGTCGGCCATCGACACGACGGCGCCCTCGTGCACGCCGAGGACGTACTCGGGGGCGCCCTCGGTCTCCGACAGCGCTGCCAGGAAGGGCAGTTCGGTGGTGCCGGGGTTGCCGAAGACGCGGTCCACGCCCTCGCCGCGCAGGATGTCCAGCAGGGCGAGGGCGGGGCGGGATCCCATGGGGGGGCTCCTCGGGGAAGGGGACCTGTGCGGGAGGACGGTTCGTCCGCCAGCTTGGGTGCCCCGTTCCCCGGGGAGCAAGGTCGGCGTATCGCTGAACGGTATGTGGCGCTACGGCGTCAGTCGCCGAAGTTCTCCCCGTTCTCCGCCTTCTCCACCAGCAGCGCGGGCGGGGTGAACCGCTCGCCGTACGTCTGCGCCAGTTCACGCGCGCGTGCCACGAAGCCGGCGACTCCGCCCTCGTAGCCGTTGATGTACTGCAGGACACCGCCCGTCCAGCCGGGGAAGCCGATGCCGAAGATGGAGCCGATGTTGGCGTCGGCGACGGAGGTGAGGACTCCCTCCTCCACCAGCCGGACCGTGTCCAGGGCCTCGGAGAAGAGCATGCGTTCCTGCATGTCGCGGAACGGGATCTGCGCGCCCTCACGGGTGAAGTGCTCGCGCAGGCCCGGCCACAGCGCGGCCCGCTTGCCGTTCTCGTCGTAGTCGTAGAAGCCGGCTCCGCCGCTGCGTCCGGGGCGCTCGAACTCGTCGACCATGCGGTCGATGACGGCCTCGGCGGGGTGCGCGGTCCAGGTGGCGCCCGACTCCTCCACGGCCCGCTTGGACTCGTTGCGGATCTTGCGGGGCAGCGTGAGCGTCAGTTCGTCCATCAGGGACAGGACCTTGGCGGGGTAGCCCGCCTGGGCCGCCGCCTGCTCGACCGACGCGGGCTCGATGCCCTCGCCGACCATCGCCACGCCCTCGTTGATGAAGTGGCCGATGACGCGGGAGGTGAAGAAGCCGCGGGAGTCGTTGACGACGATCGGCGTCTTGTTGATCTGCCGGACCAGGTCGAACGCGCGGGCCAGCGCCTCGTCGCCGGTCCGCTCGCCCTTGATGATCTCGACGAGCGGCATCTTGTCGACGGGCGAGAAGAAGTGCAGTCCGATGAAGTCGGCCTGGCGCTCCACGCCTTCGGCGAGGACGGTGATCGGCAGCGTCGAGGTGTTGGAGCACAGCAGCGCGTCCGGCTGGACGATCCCCTGGATCTCCTGGAAGACCTTGTGCTTGAGCTCCGGGTTCTCGAAGACGGCCTCGATGACCGCGTCGCAGCCGGCCACGTCCTGCGGGTCGCCGGTGGGCGTGATGCGAGCGAGGAGCGCGTCGGCCTTCTCCTGCGTCGTACGGCCCCGGGAGACCGCCTTCGCGCACAGCTTCTCCGAGTACGCCTTGCCCTTGGCGGCGGCCTCCGCCGACACGTCCTTCAGGACGACGTCGATGCCCGCGCGGGCGCAGGAGTAGGCGATGCCGGCGCCCATCATCCCGGCGCCGAGGACGGCGACCTTGCGGACCTTGCGGGGCTCGATGCCCTTGGGGCGGTTGGCGCCGGAGTTGACGGCCTGGAGGTCGAAGAAGAACGCCTGGATCATGTTCTTCGAGGTCTGGCCCGCCGCCAGCTCCACGAAGTAGCGCGCCTCGATGACCTGCGCGGTCTCGAAGTCGACCTGGGAGCCCTCGACGGCGGCCGCTAGGATGTTGCGCGGGGCCGGGTAAGGCGCGCCGGCTGTCTGCTTGCGCAGGTTGGCCGGGAAGGCGGGCAGGTTCGCGGCGAACTTGGGGTTGGCGGGCGTGCCGCCGGGGATGCGGTAGCCCGGCTTGTCCCAGGGCTGCTGCGACTCGGGGTGGGCCTCGATGAACGCTCGTGCCTTGGCGAGCAGTTCGTCCTGCGTGGTGGCCACGTCGTCGATGAGGCCGTTCTGAAGGGCGCGCTGCGGGTTGTACTGGGTGCCCTGGAGGAGGACCTTCAGCAGGGCGTCGGCGATGCCGAGCAGACGGACGGTGCGCACCACGCCGCCGCCGCCCGGCAGCAGGCCGAGGGTGACCTCGGGGCAGCCGATCTTGGAGCCGGGCGCGTCGAGGGCGACGCGGTGGTGGCAGGCGAGGGCGATCTCGTAGCCGCCGCCCAGGGCCGCACCGTTCAGCGCGGCGACGACCGGCTTGCCCAGGGTCTCGATGCGGCGCAGCTGGCGCTTGATCGCCATGCCGCCCTCGAAGAGGTCCTGCGCGGTCTCCGGGGTGACCCGGATGAGGTCGCGCAGGTCGCCGCCGGCGAAGAAGGTCTTCTTGGCGGAGGTGATGATGACACCGCGGATGGTGTCCTTCTCCGCCTCCAGCCGGTCCACGATCACGGCCAGGGAGTCGCGGAACGCCTGGTTCATGGTGTTCGCGGACTGGTTCGGGTCGTCCAGGACGAGGGTGACGACGCCGTCGCGGTCCTGTTCCCAGCGGATGGTGGTGGATTCAGTGCTCATGTGGAGGTGCTCCGTGTGATCCGTCGGGAGGGGGTCAGATGCGCTCGACGATGGTGGCGATGCCCATGCCGCCGCCGACGCAGAGCGTGGCGAGGCCGTACCGCTTGTCCTGGCGCTCCAGTTCGTCGACGAGCGAGCCGAGGATCATGGCACCGGTCGCGCCGAGCGGGTGGCCGAGGGCGATGGCGCCGCCGTTGACGTTGACCTTGTCCAGGGACAGTCCCATGTCCTTGACGAAGCGCAGGACGACCGCCGCGAACGCCTCGTTGATCTCGACGAGGTCGATGTCGTCGATGGTCAGGCCGGCCTTCTTCAGGGCCTTGCGGGTGGCGGGCGCGGGGCCGGTGAGCATGATGGTGGGCTCGGAGCCGGAGACGGCGGCGGAGACGATCCGGGCGCGCGGGGTGAGGCCGTTGCGCTCGCCGACCTCCTTGTTGCCGATGGCGACGAGGGAGGCGCCGTCGACGATGCCGGAGGAGTTGCCCGCGTGGTGGACGTGGTCGATCTTCTCGACCCAGTGGTACTTCTGGAGCGCGACGGCGTCGAAGCCCCCCAGGTCGCCGATGTCCGCGAAGGACGCCTTCAGCTTGGCGAGGGAGTCGGCGGTGGTGCCGGGGCGCATGTGCTCGTCGTGGTCGAGGACGACCAGGCCGCTGCGGTCCCTGACCGGGACGACGGACCGGTCGAAGCGGCCCTCCTTCCAGGCCGTGGCCGCCCGCTCCTGGGAGAGCGCCGCGTACTCGTCGACGTCGCGGCGGGAGAAGCCCTCGATGGTGGCGATGAGGTCGGCGCCGATGCCCTGCGGCACGAAGTTGGTGGACAGGTTGGTCATCGGGTCGTTGAACCAGGCGCCGCCGTCCGAGGCCATCGGCACCCGGGACATGGACTCGACGCCGCCCGCGAGGACGAGGTCCTCGAAGCCCGAACGGACCTTGGCGGCGGCCATGTTGACGGCCTCCAGGCCGGAGGCACAGAAGCGGTTCTCCTGTACGCCCGCGACCGTGTCGGGCAGTCCGGCGGCGATGGCGGCGATACGGGCGATGTCGGAGCCCTGGTCGCCGACCGGGCCGACGACGCCGAGCACGATGTCGTCGATCTCCGCCGGGTCCAGGCCGGGGAAGCGGTCGCGGATCTCGTGGATGAGGCCTACGACCAGGTCGATGGGCTTGGTGCCGTGCAAGGAGCCGTTCGCCTTGCCGCGGCCGCGCGGGGTGCGGATCGCGTCGTACACATACGCTTCGGTGCTCACTGGAAAGCCTTTCAACGAGGGTTAGCCGAGCAGGGAACGACCGATGATCTCCTTCATGATCTCGGTCGTCCCGCCGTAGATGGTCTGGATGCGGCCGTCGGTGAAGGCCTTGGCGACGGGGTACTCGCTCATGTAGCCGTAGCCGCCGTGCAGTTGCAGACAGCGGTCGGCGACGCGCTTCTGGAGCTCGGTCGCCCACCACTTGGCCATGGAGGCGTGGACGGCGTCGAGCTCCCCGTTCGCGTGGTCCTCGATGCAGCGGTCGAGGAAGGTGCGGGTGACCGCGCACTCGGTGGCCATCTCGGCCACCTCGAAGCGGATGTGCTGCTTGGTCGCCAGCGGCCGGCCGAACGCCTCGCGCTCCTTGACGTACTCGGTGGTGATCTCCAGCAGGTGCTCGGCGGCGGCGATCGCGGCGACGGCGATGCTCAGGCGCTCCTGCGCGAGGTTCGTCATCAGGTGCACGAAGGCGCCGTCGAGGTCGCCGAGGAGGTTGGCCTTGGGCACCTTGACGTCGTGGAAGAACAGCTCGGCGGTGTCCTGCGACTTCTGGCCGATCTTGTCGAGGTTACGGCCGCGTTCGAAGCCTTCCATGCCCCGCTCGACGACGAGCAGCGACAGGCCGCGCGCGCCGCCCTCGGGCGTCGTCTTCGCGACGACGATCACCAGGTCGGCAAGGATGCCGTTGGAGATGAACGTCTTGGAGCCGTTGAGCACCCAGTGGTCGCCGCGGTCCTCGGCGTGGGTGCGGATGCCCTGGAGGTCGGAGCCGGCGCCGGGTTCGGTCATGGCGATGGCGGTGATGATCGAGCCGTCGCAGAAGCCCGGCAGCCAGCGGCGCTTCTGCTCGTCGGTGGCGAGGCTCGTCAGATAGGGGCCGATGATGTCGTTGTGCAGGCCGAGGGCGAGGCCCGGGGCGCCCGCGCGGGTGAACTCCTCGGCGAGGACGGCGCTGTAGCGGAAGTCGTCGGTGCCGCCGCCTCCGTACTCCTCGGGCACGGCGAAGCCGAGCAGGCCCTGCTTGCCTGCCGCGCGCCAGGCGTCGCGGGAGACGATGCCGTCCTTCTCCCACTGCTCGTAGTGCGGCAGCACCTCCCGGTCCAGGAAGCTGCGCACGGTCGCGCGGAACGCGTCGTGCTCGGGGGCGAAGATCTGCCGCTTCATTCGAGGCCCTTCGTGGGTTCCTGGTGCTGCACAAGGTCGGGTACGTCCCAGTCGCGCGCCACGTCGGCGGTGTCCGCGCCGGGCTGGGCCGGGCCCGTCCGGACGGCCGTCGGGGTCGCGGAGAACCGGGGCGCAGGGGCGGGCTGGGTGATGCCGCCGTGGTCGGTGAAGGTGCCGCGGGCGGCGAGGTGCGGGTGCTGCGGGGCCTCGCGCAGGGACAGGACGGGGGCCACGCAGGCGTCGGAGCCCTCGAAGACGGCCGTCCACTCGTCCCTGGTGCGGGACTTGAAGCGGGCGGCGACAGCGTCGCGCAGCTCGCCCCAGCGGGAGAAGTCCTTGCGGGCGGAGGCGAGGTTCTCGACGCCGAGCAGGCGGAGGAACTCGTCGTAGAACTGCGGTTCCAGGGCGCCGACCGCCATGTACCGGCCGTCGGCGGTCTCGTAGGTGCCGTAGTACGGGCAGCCGCCGTCCAGGAGGTTGGCGCCGCGCCGGTCCTGCCAGCCGCCCGCCGCGAGCATGCCGTGGATCATCGCGGAGAGGTGGGAGGTGCCGTCGACGATCGCGGCGTCGACGACCTGGCCGGAGCCGGTGGCGCGGGCGTGGTGCAGGGCGGCGAGGACGCCGACGACGAGGTAGAGGGAGCCGCCCGCGTAGTCGCCGACCAGGTTGGCGGGGACGGCGGGTGGTTCGTCGGGGTTGCCGATCATGCCGAGGGTGCCGGTGACCGCGATGTACGCGATGTCGTGGCCGGCGCGCTCGGCGAGCGGTCCGTCCTGGCCCCAGCCGGTCATCCGGCCGTAGACCAGCGCGGGGTTGCGGGCGTGGCAGGCCTCTGGGCCGACGCCGAGGCGTTCGGCGACACCGGGGCGGTAGCCCTCGATGAGGATGTCGGCGCGGGCGGCGAGGTCGAGGACGCGCGCGGGGCCGTCGGGGGACTTCAGGTCGATGATCACCGAGCGCTTGTTGCGGTTGGTGATGTCGTACTCGGTGTTGATGGCCAGCCCGGTGCCGCCCGGCCGGTCGACGCGGACGACGTCCGCGCCGAGGTCGGCGAGGAGCATGGCGGCGAACGGGCCGGGCCCGATCCCGGCCAGCTCGACCACGCGCACGCCGGTCAGCGGGCCCTGTCCTGGCGTCGTCGCCATCCTGCCCCCAGGGGTTTGACACTACTGCTGTAACACCAGCGATGCTAAGAAAGTGTCCCGGCGGATACAAGAGCAAGCGCTTAGGAAGTTACTCGCCGGGAGCCTGACCGCGAACCCACCCCGCGCAATCAGCGCGCTTCGAGCTCCGCTATCAGCCGCTTCGGCGCGATCGTGCGGTAGCTCTCCTCGACCCAGTCGCACAGCAGCTCCGCCGCCGGGGCGCCCTGCTGCTCCAACGGGATGCCGACCCAGCCCGCCTTGCCCAGGCCGTATCCGGCGGGCTCGGCGCCGGGGC
The DNA window shown above is from Streptomyces chartreusis and carries:
- a CDS encoding sugar ABC transporter substrate-binding protein, whose amino-acid sequence is MHPRFRTVAAALVLLTAVGCGDSGPGEGDRLDMGIAVANISLNFAHEMVLGAESAAEHAGDVDFKAVGPPNTDGPAEVQLFQNLTTRAEDGIVLENLDPPIFTRPAARAVDRGIPIVALDTAPTDGSKVTFYVGNDNYALGELMAKEALKRLGDDPEGQIVIGVPNPGTPVLDSRAQGIADTFGKQAPGVKVLGPFQTYSDPGQNYSSWSAQVNAHPDALAFLGVGDADSYNLARIKKAKDGKWLTAGFDVDPKTLEAVQDGSNFVTIDPQHFLKGYLSTAMLIKSVREKDGRLPDGWFLSPGGVVDSANIDDIIARQKSAKAAYDWYRPAIDKLLGDQAGNMHPLKDAR
- a CDS encoding IclR family transcriptional regulator; the encoded protein is MTDGPLPKSVLARGVLLLRACGGSDTALTLAELALRTGLPKPTAHRLIGELVRLGLVERTPEGTYRIGLGLFVLGQSAPSVRELCDAALPYLGDLHDATQENVHLAVPDGTDTLFLEKVTGRRATPIVSRTGGRLPAHCTATGKVFLALAEDGRPPHRTLPRLTPRTLVLPGQLARDLALTRARGFGVNLEEAEVGVSAVAAPVYARGRDSRPIAAISVTGGTRRLDVERLGARVCAAARALTRALSA
- a CDS encoding sugar ABC transporter ATP-binding protein, whose product is MTYGDVLVARGLVKSYGGVRALDGAGIRLRGGEVHALVGENGAGKSTLVRILSGTRAADAGAVRAAPGTRIAMVAQELSLFPDLTVRENLFPHRPPRRHGLLDRGAMDRAARPVLDELGLDVDLDARVGELPLADQQLTEITRALLRDPGLLVLDEPTSALPAAAVDRLERVLHALTGRGIAVLYVTHFLAEVMRFAHRVTVLRDGRVALSGVRRTEVDVPELVAAMLGGRPEQPERRTRTVVDLAPPVVLSQVSVPGRLADVTLTVRAGEVVGVAGLQGAGHLDALEVVCGRTAISAGRVDVGGRGLPRSLRDAIRAGVAFVPSDRKRYGLMTDRAVWENATAVSWLGLGRGGVMPSRAELVRRTAGLTERLRLRGGPYDVVARLSGGNQQKVVLAKWLATEPRIVVLDDPTRGVDVGVRGEMHRIIGELAAGGAAVLIASTDLAELTEVCDRVLVFVRGRVDGELSGSRLTERSLAVAMQRPSGD
- a CDS encoding SDR family NAD(P)-dependent oxidoreductase, whose protein sequence is METRTALVTGAAQGLGQQFAVALAGRGYRVAGLDLVPQPETAGKILDYVELTADVTDETQVRRGLERVIDRFGALHVVVNNAGVYPAQPFEETSVEEWRRIMRVNLEAPFLVTRAALPYLKAAGWGRVVNIASAAVLTAPPTMVPYVASKMGLIGFTRALAAALAPNGITVNAIAPSMVRTATAERTVGAGGGFESVRERQAVPRTQEPSDLVSTLLYVVDEGSGFLTGQTLNVSGGSAFL
- a CDS encoding ABC transporter permease → MTDTERAVDDASHAPRARARDGGKRWPGRRRPVRDELGVLLVLALLVAAIGIPYPDFLDTDNLLSTAHNSVYISLMACGMVFALAMREVDLSVGGGYAMCLVVGALLVREGVPPWLAVPVVLVTGIVLGVFNALVTTLLALPSFIVTLGTLMLYRGVGLALADGRQITDLPLDDSFFTFAGGDPGGVPFALWVLLTVVVVLAVVLARTRFGARVRAIGSNPDAAEFSGIPVVRTRIQALALSGFTTACAAALALAFYGAGDPTLGQGYELQAIAACIIGGTPLAGGRGSVVGAVAGAMILSVVAAGLVFFEVPINWTSFATGGVILVAVAADSALRRGGRRRE